The genomic segment TatgactatgtttgatattatagatttgacgtaaattagtagtcaatcgcttatCGTGAACAGTACCGAAAGTCAAATTAGACAACGTTtaacgggacggagggagtaataatAAGTAATCATGTCCCCATCACTTTTGTCTTTTTTTATGCCCCCGTGTTTTTGCAAACGGCGGTAGGCAGTTTTTATGCACTTGTTTTTTGCAAGCCGCGGCAGGTAATAATAAATTTGGATATTTATAATACGTATTTGTTGATAATGTATTACATGGCTATAATTGATCATTTTTTTTGAAAGTGGtcatttttgtaaaaaaataattaaaaatgagttttttttttcattttttcgGGTCCATCTTCTAGAATTTAAACAGCAGAAAGTAATTTAAACCCTGACCGCTGACTGACTTTGTGTTTCTCGTCAGCCAGACATCAGCTTAACAATAGTACTATTTGCAGAAGATCACAAAAATATTAACAAAGCTAAAGTTTGTTTTTTGAAGTTCAGAACTTATAATCCTCAAACACCAGGTATATTAATATATATCATTCGTGTTTTCTGTCTATTCATATATTGTTAAAACTTTAATACATGGGTGTACTttaaatatctgttaacttgATTCTTGATGATGAATCTTTCTTTTTATTTGGGTATCATTCTTGCAGTAAAGATATCATCTTTATTTGAAATTTCTTGTAGCTAACTCaaaattcttgaattttttttgtTGTGATTAATACTTGCCTAATTCATATTACTGTTTGCTCAATTCATACTATTTTTAATTGTTTCTATAAAGTTTGTTTGTCTTAGGATGTAAGATACTCTGTTCTATTGGATTGACTTCTCTGTTTGTCAGTTCTAATAGAATTGAATGATAAGAATTTTACTTATTTACCAGGATCAATATAATTAAGTTGACTGTTTTGTACTTGAAAAGCAATTGATTATGGTGTCTATGTTATACCCTTTTCTTTTAACAAGCAGAGGACCAAGTGAGTTGTATGTAATCTTTTTTAAATTGTAATGACGTCTGCGCATGTTAACTATGCCTATCTTTTGAATATATTTGGGAGATATGCATATCTCGAATGTGCATCTCTTATTTATAAATGCACTATGGGAGAAGCGTGCACATGATTGAGAGATACATATAAAACGCACTGCACGGTTAATTTTCAACCTCTCTTGTATACGTAATCCTCGTATGTGTATTACATGTGGTAGTTTGGGCCCTCCCTCAAAAATTGCGGTAATTTGGTTACCGCTTGTTCAACTACTCCCGTTTCCTAGTAACTTCAATTACTAAATTTAGGTAAATAGACTAATGATATGTTGATTGCTAGAGCACTTTGTTTTTATTTTGCAGGCAAAAATGATTAGAGCATCGTTTACTTAAATGGTCATATTCTTAAATTAATGTCAAGTATTAGCTTTCCTTCATTATGCATTATATATAAAATGTCTTTGTTTCTTTACTGTagtattatatttttaatttaaatgaGTTTTAAATTAAACAAAAACGTAACTCCTGGCGGCGATGTACTAATAGTAGTGAGGCGTAGTGAATTACTGCTAGTTAAATATGATGAAATGCTCTTTTGCAATTACCTGAAGAAAAATTGGAATAGTTTTAGTACGACACAACTTATGGTTAATGGTAATATATTTATTTACAGTCAATTATAATAGGGTATTTTAAAGGTTTATCAAGTGCAGTATTGGTTTTAGATATCCAGGTGAAGCAGTATATTATTAGTGAAGCTATTTACCATAATGAGATATGTACTGAACATGTTTAAGTTTTTGCTGGATTTTGAATTTGAATGGTGGATGTCGCAACATTTACACATATCCAAACTATATAAAAAGTAAAAACCTTCATTTTTATATCTGATTTAACTGATTCTTCATGTTTTCCCTCAATTGTTTTGGCATTTTGTTCCATCTTATATAAAGGATGACACATATATTATTTATGAGGCTTTTTCTGCAATAATTAGTTTTTTATAGCCGACTCTCCATCCATTTAATTTGCAGAAATATACTCTGTTTGGAGTACACAACGGAAACAGTGAGTAATGGGAAATAGTGAATCAACTTCTGATGATAGTTCAGATTATCTTCCACATCAGTATCCTCATGCAGGAAGTTCACTAGAGCCAAATTCCAGAATGAAACAGCAAGCAACCCACATAGCTGACAACTACAGTTCTGTTGAGCAGGTTCGTAGTATTGTTTAAGTATAATTTAATGGACAGTGTATCTAATAGTAAGCGTTTCTCATTCTGTCAAAAGATACACTAAAATAAAGAAGGCATTTCTTTAGGATTATGAGTACGAGGAATCTATGGATACATGTTCGAAGTCAGTGATATATATTAAAAATCCATCAAGTAGCTAGTCGTTGATAGAATGTATTTCACGAGGCATGCAATTCTGTGTGTGGGATTCAATATTTGTGTTAATGTGGTGGCGGCGTGAGGCTGTGTTTCTAATTCTTGGAAATCAAAATACTGGACTTGGTTGTTGCTTTCCTTGCTCTTCACCCCAAATAGTTTCAAGATTTTACAGAGGATGAGTTCGTATTCGGATGGAAATCAATGAATTGCATGCTACTTGCATTAGTTATGTTTTCCTTCCGATATAAGATGAAGGAATATATGGAATTTAAAAAGTCCTTTGCATGTTGAACAACAAAACCCATAGATTAGCCAAAGGGGTGATGACAGAACCATTTATTAAATCATCCTACAATTTAGTTTTGCTAGTCTGTTATTTCTGAAACATAGCTTTTGTAATCTGTGAGAGTTTTGAGTTTTCTATTAATTTTGGGTAGAATATAAAGTCTTCAAGTAGAATATAAAGTCTTCAAGTTTACATATTCTGTATTATCTTTTTCCTTAAATTAATAGGTTATTTCTTCCTTGAGAGAAGCAGGCCTTGAATCATCAAACCTTATACTTGGTATTGACTTTACAAAGAGCAACGAATGGACAGGTGACTATTTAGATTTAACTCTGAACTATTGGTTATCAGAGAAAATTTGTGACATTTCACATGGTGTAGGCAAGTCTTCTTTCAAGAGAAAAAGCCTTCATGCAATTGGTACCACACCCAATCCATATGAGCAGGCCATCTCTATCATTGGTCGGACATTGACGCCTTTTGATGAAGACAACTTGATACCTTGTTTTGGATTTGGCGATGGTTAGTTTTATTTATACACGTGTTTGATCAAATCAACTCCATGTAGATGCCTAAGTATCTTTTATATCATAGCTTCAACACATGATCGGCATGTGTTCAGCTTCTACAGCGATAACCGACCTTGTCATGGATTTGAGGAAGCTCTTGCACGTTATCGGGACATCCTACCTTACGTAAACCTATCGGGTAAGAAATGAATAACTTCTACTAGGTTCTTGATTACATATGTTGAGCATATAAATGTCTTACATAAAAGAAACCTAAGTGAAGCCATTTACACTACCAAACTATTGCGTTATCTTATGCTTATTCAAGGGAAATTTAGAAGAAAAATGGACATGGTTTCTTTTGCAATTAGAAATTGAAAAGAACAGGGCTGCCTCAGCATGCGTACTATTTTCTTAACATACAACTTCACGATCCTCTGATTCCCAATCGGGTTGCCTTCCCAGGTCGAAAGGATCCTTGCACACTTGGGCTTACCAGTAATCATGACATAAATCAGAAAACGAAGTCAAAactcttgtcttcaatttatTATACACTTCCAGGCCCAGCTGCAGCCTCAGTATTGACAGTCTGTCATTGGCAATTACAACCTACAAATGTTTCATAACATATTATTTTTTGTGATAAGATTGTGCATGTAGAGGTTTTCTTGAATAAACTTATTTGCAATAAATATGTAACTGCACGCTGTACAGTCTACTTGAGTTTTATCtcttttaaattttatttttaggTATCTGGGGACGTCCAGGTAGGAATAGAAGTTATATTTATATGTGCCGTATGTATATTTTGTTGCAGGTCCAACCTCGTTTGCCCCAATAATTGATGCTGCAATTGACATTGTTGAGGGAAGCCATTGGCAGTATCACGTCCTTGTCATAATTGCAGATGGGCAGGTTCTATAAGTGTGTTTTATATTGTTATATTTTGCTTTGGAATATAGTTTTCACTTATTTTCTTTAATATTAACCTTAcattttttaatatttcatttTATAAATAAGGTTACAAGGGGTCCTGATATACCACCAGGAAGGTTCAGTCCACAAGAACAAGCAACCGTGAATTCTATAGTTGCTGCAAGGTAGAAGCCAATGTCTATGTTTTGAGTTTCAAGGCATCATCTGTCCTGTCCTAATTGTTGGTGTATGATAAATAGTGAGTATCCTCTGTCAATAATTCTGGTTGGTGTGGGAGATGGACCATGGGATGCAATGCAAGAGTTTGATGATAATATACCTCAGCGTGCATTTGACAATTTTCAGGTAATTTAATATTATGTTTTGAAATCTGAAGAACTAACAGTTTTCTTTATCATCTCAGCTTTAATGTGTATATGTGGTTCTCATTTGCTTGCATGGAACATAATCCCTGCTCTTTTACTATTGACCccagaaaaatattatcattATTTGTAGTGTTGTCATATGCACCCTATAATAAGGCTACTACTGTTAGCCTGGATAATATGTTTACATTGGGATTATCTTAATTATTAATCACTTCTTAATTTATAGTTTACTAGCTTATAACCCTTCCAAGCACAAACCAAGATTTAGAATCAATATTAAAATAATCTAGTTCTAGAGAATTGAATTTGAAATTAGGATGAAATAAATTAATAGTACTTAATTATGTACCACGTTGAAACCAAcaaattgaaataaaataaaataaataaatcttttaTGATTATGTAATTGTTGGGAATTGAACCGGGtgaaatcaattaattaaattatttagtGGTAACCAAAATTTGGTGCTTTGGTATTCTGTGTTTCCTTTATTAATAAATAGTATAGATTATGCTGAACAACTCGATCACTAGACTCCACTTACAACTTATAGGTAACTTGTAAGTTAGAAATGTATATGATTTTTAACCTATAAGTTACTTATAAGAAAATCCAAACAAGCACAATAGCATGTGCTTCAATCAAGAGCTGCTCCTACTACCTTCAAATTTTGCGGGAGTTGGTTACTTAATTATATAGTATTAGAGGGTAGTTTAGGG from the Apium graveolens cultivar Ventura unplaced genomic scaffold, ASM990537v1 ctg3161, whole genome shotgun sequence genome contains:
- the LOC141700993 gene encoding E3 ubiquitin-protein ligase RGLG3, whose protein sequence is MGNSESTSDDSSDYLPHQYPHAGSSLEPNSRMKQQATHIADNYSSVEQVISSLREAGLESSNLILGIDFTKSNEWTGKSSFKRKSLHAIGTTPNPYEQAISIIGRTLTPFDEDNLIPCFGFGDASTHDRHVFSFYSDNRPCHGFEEALARYRDILPYVNLSGPTSFAPIIDAAIDIVEGSHWQYHVLVIIADGQVTRGPDIPPGRFSPQEQATVNSIVAASEYPLSIILVGVGDGPWDAMQEFDDNIPQRAFDNFQFVNFTKIMSEHAHPSKKEAEFALAALMEIPFQYRATQNLQYNEKVGGPRVKSLPPPREVLEHDSAIKEIPHMTILDSNEPKGPAEQVCPICLTNPKDMAFGCGHLTCKECGVTLSLCPLCREPIRTRLRLFS